The following coding sequences are from one Geothrix sp. window:
- a CDS encoding bifunctional UDP-4-keto-pentose/UDP-xylose synthase, with protein MKVLILGVNGFIGSHLVDRIMQDTDWEVYGLDLGAHKVADHLANPRFHFVEGDVTISKEWIEYHIKKCDVVLPLVAIATPKIYVTDPLRVFELDFEENLRVVRQCVKYKKRVIFPSTSEVYGMCPDAEFDEHESPLVTGPIPMNRWIYSTSKQLLDRVIWAYGFQQGLKFTLFRPFNWMGPKLDSLNTAKEGSSRLVTQFSWNLFNGEPLQLVDGGTARRCFIDVADAMDGLMAVLRNEGGKADGQIFNIGNPKNDYSVREIAEMMIAIWKDHPFRIERGIPEGRMVETGSGEFYGKGYQDVARRTPSIKRMQSTFGFAPKVSMMDSLKKTIDFFVEEHKAQEKVIETEN; from the coding sequence GTGAAGGTCCTCATCCTCGGTGTCAACGGCTTCATCGGTTCCCACCTGGTGGACCGCATCATGCAGGACACGGACTGGGAGGTCTACGGCCTGGATCTGGGCGCCCACAAGGTGGCGGACCACCTGGCCAATCCCCGCTTCCACTTCGTGGAGGGGGACGTGACCATCTCCAAGGAGTGGATCGAGTACCACATCAAGAAGTGCGACGTGGTGCTGCCCCTGGTGGCCATCGCCACGCCGAAGATCTACGTGACCGATCCCCTGCGCGTGTTCGAGCTGGACTTCGAGGAGAACCTCCGCGTGGTCCGCCAGTGCGTGAAGTACAAGAAGCGCGTCATCTTCCCCAGCACCTCGGAAGTCTACGGCATGTGTCCGGACGCCGAGTTCGATGAACACGAGTCGCCCCTGGTCACCGGCCCCATCCCCATGAACCGCTGGATCTACAGCACCAGCAAGCAGCTGCTCGACCGCGTGATCTGGGCCTACGGCTTCCAGCAGGGCCTGAAGTTCACGCTGTTCCGCCCCTTCAACTGGATGGGCCCCAAGCTGGACAGCCTCAACACCGCCAAGGAGGGCAGCAGCCGCCTGGTGACCCAGTTCAGCTGGAACCTGTTCAACGGCGAGCCCCTGCAGCTGGTGGATGGCGGCACGGCCCGCCGCTGCTTCATCGACGTGGCCGATGCCATGGACGGCCTCATGGCCGTGCTGCGCAACGAGGGCGGCAAGGCCGACGGCCAGATCTTCAACATCGGCAACCCCAAGAACGACTACAGCGTGCGCGAGATCGCCGAGATGATGATCGCCATCTGGAAGGACCATCCCTTCCGCATCGAGCGCGGCATTCCCGAAGGCCGCATGGTCGAGACCGGCAGCGGCGAGTTCTACGGCAAGGGCTACCAGGACGTGGCCCGCCGCACGCCCAGCATCAAGCGCATGCAAAGCACCTTCGGCTTCGCGCCCAAGGTCTCGATGATGGATTCGCTGAAGAAGACCATCGACTTCTTCGTGGAAGAGCACAAGGCGCAAGAGAAGGTCATCGAGACCGAGAACTAG
- a CDS encoding zinc-binding dehydrogenase has translation MAEAFRFRIREHGPAGSPVHEPFTPADPKPGWVRLSLKAMALNRLDLWTTEGIPGFPLPLPLTPGCDGAGVVEAVGEGTALPPGVELGGSAMIAPGLSCSVCPACLRGDDMLCPAYGILGHVCDGTAATHVLVPAANLLPIPGNWSFEQAAAFPLVFLTAWEMLVHKCQLRPGETVLVWGGGSGVGSAAIQLVRALGGSAIAVVGSEAKAMQCWDLGAEHVLVRGDLKSLAGKVRELTGKRGVDVVFEHTGAATWTTSMAACSRGGRIVTCGATTGPETPFNLQALFAKQIQIRGSYMGRREHLWTLLSLIQRNPTNPPFRPVLDQVFALEDYPGAQRHLAAGQGFGKVVCRI, from the coding sequence ATGGCCGAAGCGTTCCGTTTCCGCATCCGCGAGCACGGCCCGGCGGGCTCCCCGGTGCACGAGCCGTTCACGCCCGCCGACCCCAAGCCGGGCTGGGTGCGCCTGTCTTTGAAGGCCATGGCCCTCAACCGCCTGGACCTCTGGACCACCGAGGGCATCCCGGGCTTCCCGCTCCCCCTGCCGCTCACGCCGGGTTGCGATGGCGCGGGCGTGGTGGAGGCCGTCGGCGAGGGCACGGCCCTGCCGCCGGGCGTGGAACTGGGCGGCAGCGCCATGATCGCGCCGGGGCTCAGCTGCAGCGTGTGCCCGGCCTGCCTGCGCGGCGACGACATGCTCTGCCCGGCCTACGGCATCCTGGGTCACGTGTGCGATGGCACGGCGGCCACCCACGTGCTGGTGCCCGCCGCGAACCTGCTGCCCATCCCCGGCAACTGGAGCTTCGAGCAGGCCGCGGCCTTCCCCCTGGTCTTCCTCACGGCCTGGGAGATGCTCGTCCACAAGTGCCAGCTGCGCCCCGGCGAGACCGTACTGGTCTGGGGCGGCGGCAGCGGCGTGGGCAGCGCCGCCATCCAGTTGGTGAGGGCCCTGGGCGGCAGCGCCATCGCCGTGGTGGGCAGCGAGGCCAAGGCCATGCAGTGCTGGGACCTGGGCGCCGAGCACGTGCTCGTCCGCGGCGACCTGAAGAGCCTGGCCGGCAAGGTGCGCGAACTCACGGGCAAGCGGGGCGTGGACGTGGTCTTCGAGCACACCGGGGCCGCCACCTGGACCACCAGCATGGCCGCCTGCTCCCGCGGGGGCCGCATCGTCACCTGCGGCGCCACCACGGGGCCCGAAACACCCTTCAATCTGCAGGCCCTCTTCGCCAAGCAGATCCAGATCCGCGGCTCCTACATGGGCCGCCGGGAGCACCTCTGGACGCTGCTGTCCCTGATCCAGCGGAATCCCACCAATCCGCCTTTCCGGCCCGTGCTGGACCAGGTCTTCGCCCTGGAGGACTACCCCGGAGCCCAGCGCCATCTGGCCGCCGGGCAGGGCTTCGGCAAGGTGGTCTGCAGGATCTGA
- a CDS encoding NAD(P)H-dependent glycerol-3-phosphate dehydrogenase, with protein MAKADIGVFGSGAWGTALAMTWARKGAKVALWGPFEEEMAQMAATRRHLRLKDVEFPEGLQTSDNPTHAFEAPLWISAMPTQVSPEAWRGLLSRTPQRPELVVHVSKGILQSTHQTLSQALTGVFDVPVGALSGPSFADEVSLGVPTAIVLALPLTVSEERAKALQAQLASEKLRIYLSRDVLGTELCGALKNVLAIAAGLVDGLGLGYNARAALITRGLAEMSRLVEVLGGQPSTVMGLAGMGDLLLTATGPQSRNRTFGEKVGKGQSVEAARNALGGQVIEGMFTCEAALDLGREHGLELPIAAEVLRLLNGERPEEAVRRLMTRSLKSE; from the coding sequence ATGGCTAAGGCTGACATCGGCGTCTTCGGCTCCGGTGCCTGGGGCACGGCCCTGGCCATGACCTGGGCCCGGAAGGGCGCGAAGGTGGCGCTCTGGGGGCCCTTCGAGGAAGAGATGGCCCAGATGGCCGCCACCCGGCGGCACCTGCGGCTCAAGGACGTCGAATTCCCGGAAGGCCTGCAGACCTCCGACAATCCCACCCACGCCTTCGAGGCGCCCCTCTGGATCTCGGCCATGCCCACTCAGGTGTCGCCCGAGGCCTGGCGGGGCCTGCTCTCACGGACCCCGCAGCGCCCCGAGCTGGTGGTCCACGTGAGCAAGGGCATCCTGCAGAGCACCCACCAGACCCTGTCGCAGGCTCTCACGGGCGTCTTCGACGTGCCGGTCGGCGCCCTCTCCGGCCCCTCCTTCGCGGACGAGGTGTCCCTGGGCGTGCCCACGGCCATCGTGCTGGCCCTGCCGCTCACGGTCTCAGAGGAGCGCGCCAAGGCTCTGCAGGCGCAGCTGGCCTCGGAGAAGCTGCGCATCTACCTCAGCCGGGACGTGCTGGGCACCGAGCTCTGCGGCGCCCTGAAGAACGTCCTCGCCATCGCGGCGGGTCTGGTGGATGGGCTGGGCCTGGGCTACAACGCCCGGGCCGCCCTCATCACCCGGGGCCTGGCCGAAATGTCCCGACTGGTGGAAGTGCTGGGCGGCCAGCCATCCACCGTGATGGGCCTCGCCGGCATGGGCGACCTGCTGCTCACGGCCACGGGCCCCCAGAGCCGCAACCGCACCTTCGGCGAGAAGGTGGGGAAGGGCCAGAGCGTGGAGGCGGCCCGGAACGCCCTGGGCGGCCAGGTCATCGAGGGCATGTTCACCTGCGAGGCGGCCCTGGACCTGGGTCGAGAGCACGGCCTCGAGCTGCCCATCGCCGCCGAGGTGCTGCGCCTCCTCAACGGCGAACGGCCCGAAGAGGCCGTGCGGCGGTTGATGACGCGATCCCTGAAGTCGGAATAA
- the plsY gene encoding glycerol-3-phosphate 1-O-acyltransferase PlsY: MSLPSLVLWCLGAFLCGSIPFGLLLVKLAGKGDVREHGSGNIGATNVSRVGGKALGIVTLLLDILKGFLPVYLAKQLGMGESVLSLLALCAVLGHVFTPWLKFQGGKGVATALGVALAFRAAMILPALGVFIVLLLIFRYVSLGSVVAALTLLAVLIWKGATPVVLLLWADIVLIVVAKHHENIRRLLKGTESPLWGAKKEQAHG; the protein is encoded by the coding sequence ATGTCCCTGCCTTCCCTGGTCCTGTGGTGCCTCGGCGCCTTTCTGTGCGGAAGCATCCCCTTCGGCCTCCTGCTGGTGAAGCTGGCGGGGAAGGGCGATGTGCGCGAACACGGCAGCGGCAACATCGGCGCCACCAACGTCAGCCGCGTGGGCGGCAAGGCCCTGGGCATCGTGACCCTGCTGCTGGACATTCTGAAGGGCTTCCTGCCGGTGTACCTCGCGAAGCAGCTGGGGATGGGGGAATCCGTCCTGTCGCTGCTGGCCCTCTGTGCGGTGCTGGGGCACGTCTTCACCCCCTGGCTGAAGTTCCAGGGGGGCAAGGGCGTGGCCACGGCGCTCGGCGTGGCCCTGGCCTTCCGTGCCGCCATGATCCTGCCCGCCCTGGGCGTGTTCATCGTGCTGCTGCTGATCTTCCGCTACGTGAGCCTGGGCAGCGTGGTGGCCGCCCTGACGCTGCTGGCCGTCCTGATCTGGAAGGGGGCCACGCCCGTGGTCCTGCTGCTCTGGGCGGACATCGTGCTGATCGTCGTGGCCAAGCATCACGAGAACATCCGGCGCCTGCTGAAGGGCACCGAGTCGCCCCTCTGGGGTGCGAAGAAGGAGCAGGCCCATGGCTAA
- a CDS encoding CinA family nicotinamide mononucleotide deamidase-related protein, whose translation MRIECIAIGTELLTTRRLDTNSVWLGERLAGLGLAFHRKTAVGDSREELAGLFREALTRSDLILTTGGLGPTFDDFTKELFAEILSVDLVEDAASRADMLAFYAARNRVPPQVNFKQALIPVGAEPLRNQVGTAPGVWWQDPPGHPGVRIVMMPGVPREMKTMWEERVEPRLRPLAGQPVHTLRMVVCGVPESNLDERTREARERHGHLDWTILANLTQVELLARGPEPRLLEAARLDFEPVLGDDLASVGDGNLEDAILDQLKARGETLAVAESMSGGLLASRLTAIPGASTAFLGGATAYTVAAKTALLGLDPAWLAQVGTVSEACAVAMAEAARRRLGSTWALAICGNAGPGAEGGAPVGSVFIALAGPHGTQVRAPRMAGDRAEIQLRSTAQALDLLRRSLRNG comes from the coding sequence ATGCGCATCGAATGCATCGCCATCGGCACGGAGCTGCTCACCACGCGGCGCCTGGACACCAACTCGGTCTGGCTGGGGGAGCGGCTGGCCGGCCTGGGCCTGGCCTTCCACCGCAAGACCGCCGTGGGGGACAGCCGCGAGGAGCTGGCCGGGCTGTTCCGCGAGGCGCTGACGCGCTCGGACCTCATCCTCACCACGGGCGGACTCGGCCCCACCTTTGACGACTTCACGAAAGAGCTGTTCGCGGAGATCCTCAGCGTGGACCTGGTGGAAGATGCCGCCAGTCGGGCCGACATGCTGGCCTTCTATGCCGCCCGCAACCGGGTGCCGCCCCAGGTGAACTTCAAGCAGGCCCTCATCCCCGTCGGTGCGGAGCCGCTGCGGAACCAGGTGGGCACGGCCCCCGGCGTGTGGTGGCAGGACCCGCCGGGCCACCCCGGCGTCCGGATCGTCATGATGCCGGGCGTGCCCCGCGAGATGAAGACGATGTGGGAGGAGCGGGTGGAACCACGGCTCCGGCCCCTGGCGGGCCAGCCGGTGCACACGCTGCGCATGGTCGTGTGTGGCGTGCCCGAGAGCAACCTGGACGAGCGCACCCGGGAGGCCCGCGAACGGCATGGCCACCTCGACTGGACCATCCTCGCCAACCTCACCCAGGTGGAGCTACTGGCCCGGGGCCCCGAACCCCGGTTGCTGGAAGCGGCCCGCCTCGATTTCGAGCCGGTGCTGGGCGATGACCTGGCCAGCGTGGGAGACGGGAACCTGGAAGACGCCATCCTGGATCAGCTGAAGGCCCGGGGCGAGACCCTCGCAGTGGCCGAGAGCATGAGCGGGGGCCTGCTCGCCTCACGCCTGACGGCCATTCCCGGCGCCAGCACGGCCTTCCTGGGGGGCGCGACGGCCTACACCGTGGCGGCGAAGACCGCCCTCCTGGGCCTGGATCCAGCCTGGCTCGCCCAGGTGGGTACGGTCTCCGAGGCCTGCGCCGTGGCCATGGCCGAGGCGGCGCGGCGACGCCTGGGTTCCACCTGGGCCCTGGCCATCTGCGGCAATGCCGGACCTGGCGCCGAAGGCGGGGCTCCCGTCGGATCGGTCTTCATCGCCCTGGCCGGTCCGCACGGAACGCAGGTGCGCGCGCCGAGGATGGCGGGGGACCGGGCGGAGATACAGCTGCGCAGCACCGCCCAGGCGCTGGATCTGCTGCGGCGGTCCCTGCGGAACGGCTGA
- a CDS encoding DinB family protein: MGLKRPLPSEYGEAYAHYLGATPEGDLLAVLQAQGAEVAALFGALTEVQGAYRYAPGKWSLKDLLQHLSDAERIFAYRTLRLGRGDATPLPGFEEDDYAAAAKADERTLADLLADFRAAREATLTLCRSLPEAAWDFKGTTSGKQITTRCIPYIIHGHAAHHLAVIRERYLPGLK; this comes from the coding sequence ATGGGCCTCAAGCGACCCCTGCCAAGCGAATATGGCGAAGCCTACGCCCACTACCTGGGGGCCACGCCGGAGGGTGACCTCCTGGCGGTGCTCCAGGCCCAGGGGGCGGAGGTGGCGGCCCTGTTCGGGGCCCTCACCGAGGTCCAGGGCGCCTACCGCTACGCACCCGGCAAGTGGAGCCTGAAGGACCTGCTCCAGCACCTCAGCGATGCCGAGCGCATCTTCGCGTACCGCACCCTGCGCCTGGGCCGGGGGGACGCCACCCCCCTGCCGGGCTTCGAGGAGGATGACTACGCGGCGGCGGCCAAGGCCGATGAGCGCACCCTCGCCGACCTGCTGGCGGATTTCCGCGCAGCGCGGGAGGCCACCCTCACTCTCTGCCGGAGCCTGCCGGAGGCGGCCTGGGACTTCAAGGGCACCACCAGCGGCAAGCAGATCACGACGCGCTGCATCCCCTACATCATCCACGGCCACGCGGCGCACCACTTGGCCGTGATCCGGGAGCGCTACCTGCCGGGATTGAAATAG
- the pyk gene encoding pyruvate kinase, with translation MRKTKLVMTLGPALMQGDRLREALKEADAVRLNASHGDPESRSEALEKVRSIALELGRSIPVFLDLQGPKWRVGLLEAPVDLAEGSEGVFYTPGTPVPTGFAWAAPLPHPELFEGAEPGQHWLLDDGAITVKILAKGTDLLKAEVVIGGPLKARKGVHPIGMDINMDPLTEKDHVDIKWGVEHNVDLFAQSFVRRASDVQQLQAIIHHLGGTQPIIAKIEHPTALAHLGEILDVSWGVMVARGDLGVELGVERVPGLQKQIIKAARKALKPVITATQMLESMIEHAQPTRAEASDVANAIWDGTDAVMLSAESASGAHPVEAVQWLARIAAEADANVKQRATTLPEDLAEKVLARTDISVAFAACRTAEEINARWIVAFTEGGGTARMVSRLAGRTPVLGATVDELTARRMGILRGVTALIIPRVASTDEMVEAVRELLIAKHGVGSFDRVVMTMGLPLWKSGTTNTMKVMTF, from the coding sequence GTGCGCAAGACCAAACTCGTGATGACCTTGGGGCCTGCCCTCATGCAGGGCGACCGGCTGCGGGAAGCCTTGAAGGAGGCGGATGCGGTCCGCTTGAATGCCAGCCATGGGGACCCGGAATCGCGGTCCGAGGCCCTGGAGAAGGTCCGTTCCATCGCCCTGGAGCTGGGCCGCTCGATCCCGGTGTTCCTCGACCTGCAGGGACCCAAGTGGCGCGTTGGCCTGCTGGAGGCGCCCGTGGACCTCGCCGAGGGCAGCGAGGGCGTGTTCTACACGCCGGGCACGCCCGTTCCCACCGGCTTCGCCTGGGCGGCACCCCTGCCGCACCCCGAGCTCTTCGAAGGCGCGGAGCCCGGCCAGCACTGGCTGCTGGATGACGGCGCCATCACCGTGAAGATCCTCGCCAAGGGCACGGACCTCCTGAAGGCCGAGGTGGTCATCGGTGGCCCGCTCAAGGCGCGGAAGGGCGTCCATCCCATCGGCATGGACATCAACATGGATCCGCTCACCGAGAAGGACCACGTCGACATCAAGTGGGGCGTGGAGCACAACGTGGATCTCTTCGCCCAGAGCTTCGTGCGCCGGGCCTCGGACGTTCAGCAGCTGCAGGCCATCATCCACCACCTGGGTGGCACCCAGCCCATCATCGCCAAGATCGAGCACCCGACGGCCCTGGCGCACCTGGGCGAGATCCTCGACGTCAGCTGGGGCGTCATGGTGGCCCGGGGCGACCTGGGCGTGGAACTGGGCGTGGAGCGCGTCCCCGGCCTGCAGAAGCAGATCATCAAGGCCGCCCGCAAGGCGCTGAAACCGGTCATCACCGCCACCCAGATGCTGGAGAGCATGATCGAGCACGCCCAGCCCACCCGGGCCGAGGCCAGCGACGTGGCCAACGCCATCTGGGACGGCACCGACGCCGTGATGCTGAGCGCCGAGAGTGCCTCGGGCGCCCACCCCGTCGAGGCCGTGCAGTGGCTGGCCCGCATCGCGGCGGAGGCGGACGCCAACGTGAAGCAGCGGGCCACCACCCTGCCCGAGGACCTGGCCGAGAAGGTGCTGGCCCGCACGGACATCTCCGTGGCCTTTGCCGCCTGCCGCACGGCCGAGGAGATCAACGCCCGCTGGATCGTGGCCTTCACCGAGGGCGGCGGTACGGCCCGCATGGTGAGCCGCCTGGCGGGGCGGACGCCGGTCCTGGGGGCCACCGTGGACGAGCTGACGGCCCGCCGCATGGGCATCCTGCGTGGCGTGACCGCGCTCATCATCCCCCGCGTGGCCAGCACGGACGAGATGGTGGAGGCGGTCCGCGAACTGCTCATCGCCAAGCACGGCGTGGGCAGCTTCGATCGCGTGGTGATGACCATGGGGCTGCCCCTGTGGAAATCCGGCACCACGAACACCATGAAGGTGATGACTTTCTAG
- a CDS encoding helix-turn-helix domain-containing protein: MREKLRTLVAEMVRGGIPLELARREFERVYLEEVLAAHEGNHSAAARELGIHRNTLAKKLEAPPSRLRRVSLAS; encoded by the coding sequence ATGCGAGAGAAGCTGCGAACGCTCGTAGCCGAAATGGTGCGTGGCGGCATTCCACTGGAGCTGGCCCGGCGCGAGTTCGAGCGGGTCTACCTGGAGGAGGTGCTGGCCGCCCATGAGGGCAACCACAGCGCCGCCGCCCGCGAGCTGGGCATCCACCGGAACACCCTGGCCAAGAAGCTCGAGGCCCCGCCGAGCCGGCTGCGCCGCGTAAGTCTCGCCAGCTGA
- a CDS encoding type I glyceraldehyde-3-phosphate dehydrogenase encodes MKQVAINGMGRIGRLTLRQLVGHPHVKVVAVNDLSDAATLAHLMTYDTVHGRAEVPVGSEGDFLLLDGQRIRVFAEPDPGSVPFGSLGAELVLECTGRFTRRQEAGRHLRDGVGHVLISDASPDADRTVVLGVNEGTLDLDRDRILSGASCTATCLAPMVKVLDDAFGLEYGFMTTVHSYTNDQRILDLPHEDLRRARAAALNMIPTSTGAARSLGLILPHLEGRLDGLAVRVPTPDVSIVDLTATLHRDATPAAIDAAFRAAAEAGPLSPYLEVLDAELVSADLVGSTASCLYDPFLTKVLGPRLAKVFGWYDNEWGYAARLKDLCLLVLEGSGR; translated from the coding sequence GTGAAGCAGGTGGCCATCAATGGAATGGGGCGCATCGGACGCCTCACCCTGCGCCAGCTGGTGGGGCATCCCCACGTGAAGGTGGTGGCCGTCAACGACCTCAGCGACGCCGCCACCCTGGCCCACCTCATGACGTACGACACGGTGCATGGCCGGGCCGAGGTCCCGGTCGGCTCCGAGGGCGACTTCCTCCTCCTGGATGGCCAGCGCATCCGCGTCTTCGCCGAACCGGATCCCGGATCGGTGCCCTTCGGATCGCTTGGCGCCGAGCTGGTCCTCGAGTGCACGGGGAGGTTCACCCGGAGGCAGGAGGCCGGCCGCCACCTGCGGGATGGCGTCGGCCACGTACTCATCAGCGATGCTTCGCCGGACGCGGACCGCACCGTGGTCCTCGGCGTGAACGAAGGCACCCTGGATCTGGATAGGGACCGGATCCTCTCCGGCGCCAGCTGCACTGCGACCTGCCTGGCCCCCATGGTCAAGGTCCTGGACGACGCCTTCGGCCTCGAATACGGCTTCATGACCACGGTCCACAGCTACACCAACGACCAGCGCATCCTGGACCTGCCCCATGAGGACCTGCGCCGGGCCCGGGCCGCCGCCCTGAACATGATCCCCACCAGCACCGGCGCCGCCCGGAGCCTCGGCCTGATCCTGCCCCACCTCGAAGGTCGCCTCGACGGCCTCGCCGTGCGGGTGCCCACGCCCGACGTGAGCATCGTGGACCTCACGGCCACCCTGCACCGCGATGCCACCCCCGCCGCCATCGACGCGGCGTTCCGGGCGGCCGCAGAGGCGGGTCCGCTCTCGCCCTACCTCGAGGTGCTGGACGCCGAGCTCGTCAGCGCGGATCTGGTGGGGAGCACCGCCAGCTGCCTCTACGATCCCTTCCTCACCAAAGTGCTGGGCCCGCGGCTCGCCAAGGTCTTCGGGTGGTACGACAACGAGTGGGGCTATGCGGCCCGACTGAAGGACCTCTGCCTCCTCGTGCTGGAAGGGAGCGGCCGATGA
- a CDS encoding type I glyceraldehyde-3-phosphate dehydrogenase: MRRLALNGLGRIGRLAVRHFGASRPELLGAVNDPAPLDQVVQLLRFDSVHGRSALAVDGCTEAGQDFLLLGECRVPLFHARDPELIPFPAETRLVVEASGRFTKRADAARHMKAGVSHVVISAPSPDADLTVIAPVNGAELDPARHRVISNASCTAHATAPMLQILEEAFGLEHAGMSTVHVVTNDQRLLDLPHKDRRRGRAAFQSIIPTTSSAFGALHRAMPGLPPGFDGVALRVPTLSVNLVDLVATLRRDADVPGLRAAFAAAAAGPWRGIVALAEPHTVSCDITGRPESVVMDLDLTMVLGSRFVKVFGWHDNETAYAARLCELVEDLAGKI, from the coding sequence ATGAGGCGCCTCGCCCTCAACGGCCTGGGCCGCATCGGCCGACTCGCGGTGCGCCATTTCGGCGCGTCCCGGCCCGAGTTGCTCGGCGCGGTGAACGACCCCGCGCCCCTCGACCAGGTGGTCCAGCTGCTCCGCTTCGACTCCGTCCATGGGCGCAGCGCCCTCGCCGTCGATGGCTGCACGGAAGCGGGCCAGGACTTCCTCCTGCTCGGCGAGTGCCGCGTGCCGCTCTTCCACGCCCGGGATCCTGAGCTGATCCCCTTCCCGGCGGAGACGCGGCTGGTGGTGGAGGCCAGCGGCCGCTTCACGAAGCGGGCCGACGCCGCGCGGCACATGAAGGCCGGCGTCTCCCACGTGGTCATCAGTGCCCCCAGCCCCGACGCGGACCTCACGGTCATCGCCCCGGTGAATGGCGCCGAGCTGGATCCGGCGAGGCACCGGGTCATCTCCAATGCCAGCTGCACGGCCCACGCCACGGCGCCCATGCTCCAGATCCTGGAGGAGGCCTTCGGTCTCGAGCACGCGGGCATGAGCACCGTCCACGTGGTCACCAACGACCAGCGCCTGCTCGATCTGCCCCACAAGGACCGGCGGCGCGGGCGGGCGGCCTTCCAGAGCATCATCCCCACCACCTCCAGCGCCTTCGGGGCCCTGCACCGGGCCATGCCCGGCCTGCCCCCGGGCTTTGATGGCGTGGCCCTGCGCGTGCCCACCCTCAGCGTCAACCTCGTGGACCTCGTGGCCACGCTGCGGCGGGATGCGGATGTCCCCGGTCTGCGCGCCGCCTTCGCCGCCGCGGCCGCCGGTCCCTGGCGCGGGATCGTCGCCCTCGCCGAACCCCACACGGTCAGCTGCGACATCACCGGGCGCCCCGAGAGCGTGGTCATGGACCTGGATCTGACCATGGTGCTGGGGTCGCGCTTCGTGAAGGTCTTCGGCTGGCACGACAACGAGACCGCCTACGCCGCGCGCCTGTGCGAGCTCGTCGAGGATCTGGCGGGAAAGATCTAG
- a CDS encoding NAD(P)/FAD-dependent oxidoreductase, with translation MAKVIVVGGGAAGLVAAWRAASLGHQVRLLEANGRLGVKLRISGGGKCNITHDGSPRSLLEAFSKSQARFLRPSLLAFDNQAVLELLHREGVETYSRDNGRIFPADRPGSAGAVVAAFEMLVRRAGVDVHTGARVTALRGQSPRLDGLVLDGAPIAGEVFILATGGASYPETGTRGEVLGWLRGLGVPVRPWFPALAPIPLQRPRPAWEGVSLRDGELRLTAGPEGRRLSAFRGDVVFTKAGISGPAALELSQATEQARREGAAWLSYASILQPAETVDAAVLEEQRANPRLLAATWLQRHLPERLVAPLLQEAGLERTLMLKDLPKAGRKALVALVTALPLGEPQPVPLARGEVAAGGVDLAAVDPRTMALRGWENLRVCGELLDVDGPVGGYNLQAAFSTGFAAGSI, from the coding sequence ATGGCAAAGGTCATCGTGGTGGGCGGCGGGGCGGCGGGGCTGGTGGCCGCCTGGCGGGCCGCCTCCCTGGGGCACCAGGTGCGGCTGCTGGAGGCCAACGGCCGCCTGGGCGTGAAGCTCCGCATCAGCGGCGGAGGCAAGTGCAACATCACCCACGACGGTTCGCCGAGGTCCCTGCTGGAGGCCTTTTCCAAATCCCAGGCCCGGTTCCTCCGGCCCTCTCTGCTGGCCTTCGACAACCAGGCCGTGCTGGAGCTGCTGCACCGCGAAGGCGTCGAGACCTACAGCCGCGACAACGGGCGGATCTTCCCGGCGGATCGCCCGGGCAGCGCGGGCGCGGTGGTGGCGGCCTTTGAGATGCTGGTCCGCCGGGCGGGGGTCGACGTGCACACCGGCGCCCGGGTGACCGCGCTGCGGGGACAATCGCCCCGCCTTGACGGCCTGGTGCTGGACGGGGCCCCCATCGCCGGGGAAGTGTTCATCCTCGCCACGGGGGGCGCCAGCTACCCCGAGACGGGAACCCGCGGCGAGGTGCTGGGCTGGCTCAGGGGGCTGGGCGTGCCCGTGCGGCCGTGGTTTCCGGCCCTGGCGCCGATCCCACTGCAGCGCCCCCGTCCGGCGTGGGAAGGGGTCTCTCTGCGGGACGGCGAGCTCCGCCTGACAGCCGGTCCCGAGGGACGCAGGCTTTCAGCCTTCCGGGGGGACGTGGTCTTCACCAAGGCGGGCATCAGCGGTCCTGCCGCCCTGGAGCTGAGCCAGGCGACTGAGCAGGCGCGCCGCGAGGGGGCGGCCTGGCTGAGCTACGCCTCGATCCTGCAGCCAGCCGAGACCGTGGATGCGGCCGTGCTGGAAGAGCAGCGGGCCAACCCCAGGCTGCTGGCCGCCACCTGGCTCCAGCGGCACCTGCCCGAGCGGCTGGTGGCGCCCCTGCTGCAGGAGGCAGGGCTGGAGCGGACCCTCATGCTCAAGGATCTGCCGAAGGCCGGCCGGAAGGCCCTGGTGGCCCTGGTCACGGCGCTGCCCCTGGGCGAGCCCCAGCCCGTGCCCCTGGCCCGGGGCGAAGTGGCCGCGGGCGGGGTGGACCTCGCCGCCGTGGACCCCAGGACCATGGCCCTGCGGGGCTGGGAGAACCTGCGCGTCTGCGGCGAGCTGCTGGACGTGGACGGCCCCGTGGGCGGCTACAACCTGCAGGCCGCCTTCAGTACGGGGTTCGCGGCGGGGTCGATCTAG